In the genome of Hymenobacter cellulosivorans, one region contains:
- a CDS encoding DUF4468 domain-containing protein — translation MKKVLFGLMFVCLAATAPVAMAQTGSGTSVSYTENVLADEVGKEVLYQRALDWAQNHFSYGPKTGPKSDAAAGTVRVTGTGKVKPVATNGKEMEQTIRFDFVFRASDKGYEYSVGSFRLVPNPQNPEETEMLSDYISRLATEKGNNKTFNDRRVTAQANNLASEAAMSFRSFMNTMPAAEESSVGVPAAN, via the coding sequence ATGAAAAAAGTGCTGTTTGGTTTAATGTTCGTCTGCTTGGCTGCTACCGCGCCGGTAGCTATGGCCCAGACTGGTTCGGGGACTTCTGTAAGCTACACGGAGAACGTTTTGGCGGACGAAGTGGGCAAGGAAGTGCTTTACCAGCGCGCCCTCGATTGGGCTCAGAACCACTTTTCGTACGGTCCCAAAACGGGCCCCAAGTCGGACGCTGCTGCCGGGACGGTACGCGTTACGGGCACAGGTAAAGTAAAGCCGGTGGCCACCAATGGGAAAGAAATGGAGCAGACCATCCGCTTCGACTTCGTATTCCGGGCTAGCGATAAAGGCTACGAATACAGTGTAGGCTCGTTCCGCCTGGTACCCAACCCGCAGAACCCGGAAGAAACCGAGATGCTCAGCGACTATATCTCCCGCCTGGCCACGGAGAAAGGCAATAACAAAACCTTTAACGACCGACGCGTGACGGCCCAGGCCAACAACCTAGCTAGTGAAGCCGCTATGAGCTTCCGCTCCTTCATGAACACGATGCCTGCCGCCGAGGAAAGCAGCGTGGGCGTGCCCGCCGCTAACTAA
- a CDS encoding lysophospholipid acyltransferase family protein encodes MDFLSSSVFPYPSFLGRRSQELLRPVLSYFSGARDLQQLYEQTAHLRGREFIGALLRRLNITVTYDAAELRQLATTSSFVAVGNHPCGLLDGLVLLYVLTEVRPDFKLVANEVLAPLLPQLGNHLILVNPERAAAGQNVPGVRQLLHYVHNEVPIGLFPAGEVASQLQPFRPALEAEWHPTAGRLLTAAHVPVIPVWLSGHNSRSFNLLGLLHPWLRTARLPAELLNKRGQTIRVRLGRPIAAAELVRLAAPERLAYVRARVFALATPAAARVAVPLAPPVASETASELIARDINALRASRCLVRSGNWEVYLASKAELPHVLRELGRLRELTFRREGEGTQQALDLDRYDDYYRHLFLYDRVAQRLVGAYRIGRGRAILRQHGRRGFYLHSLFRLKKELEPFLAESLELGRSFVRAEYQKQPQPLALLWKGIAEYLSRHPEYRYLIGPVSISNRFSSVSRAVMVNFLTEHYWRSDLAALVKPRKQFRYRPLDAQEMPATLQTGLSSVQDLHKLIATFEAGGTGIPVLLRHYLKRNARLLGFNLDPNFSNTLDGFIVLDARELPARTLDLLER; translated from the coding sequence ATGGATTTTCTCTCCTCCTCCGTTTTTCCCTATCCTTCTTTTTTGGGCCGCCGCTCCCAGGAGCTGCTCCGGCCGGTGCTCAGCTACTTCAGTGGTGCGCGCGACCTGCAGCAGCTCTACGAGCAAACGGCGCATCTACGGGGGCGCGAGTTCATCGGGGCCTTGCTACGCCGCCTCAACATCACGGTGACTTACGATGCCGCCGAGCTACGGCAGCTTGCTACCACCAGCAGTTTCGTGGCCGTGGGCAACCATCCCTGCGGCCTGCTCGACGGGCTGGTACTGCTCTACGTGCTGACTGAGGTGCGCCCCGACTTCAAGCTGGTGGCCAACGAAGTACTGGCCCCGCTGCTCCCCCAGCTCGGCAACCACCTGATCCTGGTAAATCCGGAGCGGGCGGCGGCGGGGCAAAACGTACCTGGTGTGCGCCAACTGCTGCACTACGTGCATAATGAGGTGCCTATTGGGCTGTTTCCGGCCGGGGAAGTAGCCAGCCAGTTGCAGCCCTTTCGACCAGCGCTGGAAGCCGAGTGGCATCCTACCGCCGGCCGGTTACTTACTGCAGCCCACGTGCCGGTGATACCCGTGTGGCTGAGCGGGCACAATAGCCGGTCCTTCAACCTGCTGGGCCTGCTACACCCGTGGCTGCGTACGGCCCGCCTGCCCGCCGAACTGCTCAACAAGCGCGGCCAAACAATTCGGGTGCGGCTCGGCCGGCCGATTGCCGCCGCCGAGTTAGTTCGCCTAGCGGCCCCGGAACGGCTGGCCTACGTACGGGCCCGGGTATTTGCCTTGGCCACTCCCGCCGCGGCCCGCGTAGCTGTGCCGCTCGCGCCGCCGGTAGCCAGCGAAACAGCCTCCGAACTGATAGCCCGCGACATCAACGCGTTGCGTGCCTCGCGCTGCCTGGTTCGGTCCGGCAACTGGGAAGTGTATCTGGCCAGCAAAGCCGAGTTGCCCCACGTGCTGCGGGAACTGGGCCGCCTGCGCGAGCTAACATTTCGGCGTGAAGGGGAAGGCACTCAGCAAGCCCTGGACCTGGACCGCTACGACGACTATTACCGCCACCTTTTTCTGTACGACCGGGTCGCCCAGCGCCTGGTCGGGGCCTATCGCATCGGGCGGGGACGGGCTATTTTGCGCCAGCACGGCCGCCGGGGGTTTTACCTGCATTCTTTGTTTCGGCTGAAAAAAGAGCTGGAACCGTTTCTGGCCGAGTCGCTGGAGCTAGGACGCTCCTTCGTGCGGGCTGAGTACCAGAAGCAGCCTCAACCGCTGGCGCTGCTCTGGAAAGGCATTGCCGAATATCTGAGTCGCCACCCTGAATACCGCTACCTGATTGGCCCGGTTAGCATTAGCAATCGGTTTTCGAGCGTGTCGCGGGCCGTAATGGTCAACTTTCTGACCGAGCATTATTGGCGCTCCGACCTGGCGGCCCTGGTCAAGCCGCGCAAGCAGTTCCGCTACCGGCCCCTTGATGCCCAGGAAATGCCCGCCACCCTGCAAACCGGCCTGAGCAGCGTACAGGACCTGCACAAGCTCATTGCTACCTTCGAAGCCGGTGGAACGGGGATTCCGGTACTGCTGCGCCACTACCTCAAGCGCAATGCCCGCCTGCTGGGCTTTAACCTGGACCCAAACTTTTCCAATACTCTCGACGGCTTCATCGTGCTGGACGCCCGGGAACTGCCCGCCCGCACTCTGGACTTACTGGAGCGGTAG
- a CDS encoding DNA/RNA non-specific endonuclease, giving the protein MKRTLYRLLSCGLLGILAVSCSKDETVAPASAPTAVSQSFDATRDSHLTMGNPSGAITDATNSPNNYLMSKSQFALSYSRDKGKPNWVSWHLSSAWVGSTPRQDNFSADATLPSGWFRATTSSYTGSGFDRGHNCPSADRTGSVADNSATFLMTNMMPQSANNNQKAWANLENYCRTLINQGNELYIICGSYGTGGTGVNGYATTIAGGKITVPARCWKVIVVLPEGSSDASRVTTSTRVIAINTPNDQSVGTTWGTYRTSVDAIEAATGYNILSAVSSTVQSTIESRVDSGPTS; this is encoded by the coding sequence ATGAAGCGTACCCTCTACCGCTTACTCAGCTGTGGTTTGCTCGGCATCCTCGCTGTTTCGTGTTCCAAGGACGAAACTGTAGCGCCTGCCAGTGCCCCTACGGCTGTTTCACAGAGTTTTGATGCCACCCGCGACAGTCACCTGACCATGGGCAACCCCAGCGGCGCTATCACCGATGCCACGAATTCGCCCAACAACTATTTGATGTCCAAATCCCAGTTTGCCCTCTCGTATAGCCGCGACAAAGGCAAGCCCAACTGGGTTAGCTGGCACCTGAGCAGCGCCTGGGTTGGCAGCACGCCCCGCCAGGACAACTTCTCGGCCGATGCCACCCTGCCTTCGGGCTGGTTCCGGGCCACGACCAGCAGCTACACTGGCTCGGGCTTCGACCGGGGACACAACTGCCCCTCGGCCGACCGTACCGGCTCCGTGGCCGATAACTCGGCCACTTTCCTGATGACCAACATGATGCCTCAGTCGGCCAACAACAACCAGAAGGCTTGGGCTAATCTCGAAAACTACTGCCGCACGCTCATCAACCAGGGCAATGAGCTCTACATTATCTGCGGCTCGTATGGCACGGGCGGAACGGGCGTCAATGGGTACGCTACGACGATTGCCGGCGGTAAGATTACGGTACCGGCCCGCTGCTGGAAAGTAATTGTAGTGCTGCCCGAGGGCTCCAGCGACGCCAGCCGCGTAACGACCAGCACCCGCGTTATTGCTATCAATACGCCTAATGACCAGTCGGTAGGCACTACCTGGGGCACCTACCGCACCTCGGTCGATGCCATCGAGGCTGCTACGGGGTACAACATTCTGTCGGCCGTGTCGAGCACGGTGCAGAGCACAATAGAGTCGCGCGTCGACAGCGGCCCTACGAGCTGA
- a CDS encoding T9SS type A sorting domain-containing protein, producing MKSLYYLRILSLCLVGLLPGRHTIAQTESAYYSTFATPVSPANYRTSSTGAGVCLACLVANPERAADTDLENYATIQNTLGVVGGGVALSLRLSGTAPATYRAGVVISSGNVLNASTLATLTLRTYLNGNQQQQLRANDALVSSTALSDSRVRLEFVSTQPFDQLEISVGGIVNGVNTVRVLYAYGVPTNTQFTTAVGYLSRLTEPSTNDYKVTTGGGAVAACVGTGVANPGNAVDAGLNNYATLTTVAGVNCSAALQVKLEGPAPAGYQAGFVVGNGGVLDLNALNSLQLTTYLNGVAQETRAGADLLQLTLLPDNRYQVSFKSGLPFDRVEIKQSALVSALNTLQVYYGFGIEPRAFEDDTPVLSDFTTPRRGTEYQESGSALACIGCSSSNPQKAADNVFSESDYSEVRFPVAALGTYKLKLRLNGAGNAGNRAGIVLRTNDVLLNTTLLQNVRINTYGGLNGSRLLESSTATTLLDLGLVGDNRHQLGFLTTQNFEWVEVEVTGGAGLFSAAQIFYAFADDPNPDFPAEVAPPAIPLPVELLAFLGRAVENGVELTWKTASEQRNAHFLVERSLGAQTGFTSIGQVMGAGTTNRGASYSFRDETAARQGRVPLYYRLRQVDEDGSEHLSPVVVITWKSQQATAVEVYPNPAAEVQRINVQLAGLPTEGASLLVYGNLGNVIWRGPASSQVLELPLNTLSKGLYHVVLTDAAGRRLASQRLVVTGR from the coding sequence ATGAAAAGCCTCTACTACCTCCGAATCCTAAGCCTGTGCTTAGTGGGGCTGCTGCCGGGCCGTCACACCATTGCCCAAACGGAATCAGCCTATTATTCCACCTTCGCCACTCCGGTCAGCCCGGCCAACTACCGTACTAGCTCTACGGGGGCTGGGGTGTGCCTCGCGTGCCTAGTAGCCAACCCCGAGCGGGCCGCCGATACCGACCTGGAAAACTACGCCACTATCCAGAACACGCTCGGTGTGGTGGGTGGTGGCGTAGCATTGTCCCTGCGCCTATCGGGCACGGCCCCAGCTACCTACCGGGCCGGGGTAGTAATTAGCAGTGGTAATGTGCTCAATGCCAGTACGCTGGCTACACTCACGCTGCGCACGTATTTGAATGGCAACCAGCAGCAGCAGCTCCGCGCCAACGACGCACTGGTGAGCAGCACGGCCCTGTCGGATAGCCGGGTCCGGCTGGAGTTTGTGTCTACCCAGCCGTTCGACCAGCTCGAAATTTCCGTCGGTGGTATTGTCAACGGCGTCAACACCGTGCGGGTGCTTTACGCTTACGGCGTACCGACGAATACCCAGTTCACCACCGCCGTAGGTTACCTGTCCCGCCTTACCGAGCCCAGCACCAACGACTATAAGGTCACGACTGGTGGCGGGGCCGTAGCGGCCTGCGTGGGTACGGGCGTTGCCAACCCTGGCAATGCCGTGGACGCGGGGCTTAACAACTACGCCACGCTGACAACTGTGGCCGGGGTCAACTGCTCGGCTGCGCTGCAAGTAAAGCTGGAAGGTCCGGCTCCGGCCGGCTACCAGGCCGGTTTCGTGGTGGGCAATGGCGGCGTGCTGGACCTGAACGCGCTGAACTCCTTGCAGCTAACCACCTATCTCAACGGGGTGGCGCAGGAAACCCGCGCCGGCGCCGACCTGCTCCAGCTCACCCTGCTCCCCGACAATCGTTACCAGGTCAGCTTCAAATCGGGCCTGCCTTTCGACCGGGTTGAAATCAAGCAGTCAGCCCTGGTCAGTGCCCTGAATACGCTGCAGGTGTACTACGGCTTTGGCATCGAGCCCCGGGCCTTCGAGGATGATACCCCGGTGCTGTCGGACTTCACCACGCCCCGGCGCGGCACTGAGTACCAGGAGTCGGGTTCGGCCCTGGCCTGCATTGGCTGCAGCTCGAGCAATCCGCAGAAAGCTGCCGACAACGTTTTCTCCGAGTCGGACTACTCCGAAGTGCGGTTTCCGGTGGCGGCTCTGGGCACCTACAAGCTGAAGCTGCGGCTGAACGGGGCAGGCAACGCGGGCAACCGGGCGGGCATCGTGCTGCGCACTAACGACGTGCTGCTCAATACCACCTTGCTGCAGAATGTTCGCATCAATACCTACGGTGGCCTCAACGGCAGCCGCCTGCTGGAAAGCTCCACTGCTACCACGTTGCTGGATCTGGGCCTGGTGGGCGACAACCGCCACCAGCTGGGCTTCCTGACTACTCAGAACTTTGAGTGGGTGGAAGTGGAGGTAACCGGCGGTGCGGGTCTGTTCTCCGCCGCCCAGATTTTCTATGCCTTCGCCGACGACCCCAACCCCGACTTCCCCGCCGAAGTGGCGCCGCCGGCTATTCCTTTGCCCGTGGAATTGCTGGCCTTCCTGGGCCGCGCTGTGGAAAATGGAGTAGAGCTAACCTGGAAGACGGCCTCGGAGCAACGCAATGCGCATTTCCTGGTTGAACGCTCCCTAGGGGCGCAAACCGGCTTTACCTCCATCGGGCAGGTAATGGGAGCGGGCACTACCAACCGCGGGGCCAGCTACAGCTTCCGCGACGAAACCGCCGCCCGGCAAGGCCGCGTCCCGCTCTACTACCGCCTGCGCCAGGTCGACGAGGACGGCTCCGAGCACCTGTCGCCCGTGGTGGTGATAACCTGGAAAAGCCAGCAAGCAACGGCCGTGGAGGTGTATCCTAACCCCGCTGCCGAGGTCCAGCGCATCAACGTGCAACTGGCTGGCCTGCCAACCGAAGGAGCCAGCCTGCTGGTGTATGGCAACCTGGGCAACGTTATCTGGCGAGGCCCTGCCTCCAGCCAAGTCCTGGAGCTACCCCTTAATACGCTTAGCAAAGGTCTCTACCACGTCGTCCTTACCGATGCGGCTGGCCGGCGGCTGGCAAGTCAGCGGCTAGTAGTTACGGGCCGCTAA
- a CDS encoding sigma-54-dependent transcriptional regulator, whose amino-acid sequence MPVSTVVTIFIVEDNAWYGEVLEYRLSQNSDYQIRRFTTVQACLDSLGEKPDLITLDYSLPDGRGDQALRLIKERLPEVAVIVISGQEDVRTAIALLHQGAYDYLVKDEETLDRLWNSVGNLQKQLLLRRENARLREQIGQKYDPQRAILGESDQIKQLFALIDKAGRANISVSLSGETGTGKELVAKAIHFRSERRDGPFVAVNVAAIPSELLESELFGHEKGAFTGAISRRIGRFEEAHKGTLFLDEISELDLSLQAKLLRVLQEREVVRVGGSQRIAFDARLMVATHRDLNLEVKEGRFREDLYYRLLGLPIVLPPLRERGHDILLLANSFLSDFCRLNSMAACTLSAEAQNLLLQYHFPGNVRELKAVVELAAVLAEGDIIRPQDLSLRGERPNQPPLIIPGEDESLRGQTATIVQRYLQTYNGNIPEVAARLQIGKSTIYRMLQNKEVRLP is encoded by the coding sequence ATGCCGGTTTCTACTGTAGTTACTATTTTTATTGTCGAGGATAACGCCTGGTACGGAGAAGTTCTGGAGTACCGTTTGTCCCAAAACTCTGATTACCAGATTCGGCGCTTTACCACCGTGCAGGCCTGCCTCGACAGCCTCGGCGAGAAGCCCGACCTCATTACCTTGGATTATTCCCTGCCCGACGGGCGCGGCGACCAAGCCTTGCGCCTGATCAAGGAGCGACTACCGGAAGTGGCTGTTATCGTGATTTCGGGGCAGGAAGATGTACGCACGGCCATTGCCCTGCTGCACCAGGGTGCCTACGATTACCTGGTAAAAGATGAGGAAACCCTCGACCGGCTCTGGAATTCGGTGGGCAACCTGCAGAAACAGCTGCTGCTGCGGCGCGAAAATGCGCGGCTCCGGGAGCAAATTGGCCAGAAATACGATCCGCAGCGGGCCATCCTGGGCGAAAGTGACCAAATCAAGCAGCTCTTCGCGCTTATCGACAAAGCGGGGCGGGCTAATATCTCGGTGTCATTGAGTGGGGAAACCGGCACGGGCAAGGAATTGGTGGCAAAAGCTATTCACTTTCGCTCGGAGCGCCGTGATGGGCCTTTCGTGGCCGTCAACGTGGCGGCTATTCCCAGCGAGCTGCTGGAAAGCGAGTTGTTCGGGCACGAGAAAGGCGCGTTTACAGGAGCCATTAGCCGCCGCATCGGCCGGTTTGAGGAAGCGCACAAGGGAACATTGTTTCTGGATGAAATTTCGGAGCTAGACCTGAGCCTGCAGGCCAAGCTGCTGCGGGTATTGCAGGAGCGGGAAGTGGTGCGGGTAGGTGGCAGTCAGCGCATTGCCTTCGATGCCCGCCTGATGGTGGCTACCCACCGCGACCTGAACCTGGAGGTGAAAGAAGGACGGTTCCGCGAGGATCTGTACTACCGCCTGCTCGGGCTGCCCATCGTGCTACCGCCCCTGCGCGAGCGGGGCCACGACATCCTCTTATTGGCTAATTCCTTCCTAAGTGACTTTTGCCGGCTAAATAGCATGGCCGCCTGCACCTTGTCGGCTGAGGCCCAGAACCTGCTGCTGCAGTACCATTTTCCCGGCAACGTGCGCGAACTGAAGGCCGTCGTGGAGCTGGCTGCTGTACTGGCCGAGGGCGACATCATCCGGCCCCAGGACTTGTCGCTACGGGGGGAGCGGCCCAACCAGCCTCCGCTTATTATACCCGGCGAGGATGAGTCGTTGCGCGGGCAGACGGCAACCATTGTGCAGCGGTATTTGCAGACCTACAACGGCAATATTCCGGAAGTAGCGGCCCGGCTGCAAATCGGGAAGTCCACTATTTATCGTATGCTTCAGAACAAAGAGGTTCGCCTTCCTTAA